In Papaver somniferum cultivar HN1 unplaced genomic scaffold, ASM357369v1 unplaced-scaffold_135, whole genome shotgun sequence, one DNA window encodes the following:
- the LOC113334088 gene encoding elongation factor 2-like, whose amino-acid sequence MDVDMCKGVQYLNEIKDSVVAELSWVSKEAVLPEENMTGYMHVTWFSILISFAEVLDRSFLPLGGLCNLSVSQLNLDFMYRDPSSGDWSWWCLRCPLYNIKAYLPVIEAFGFSCYQLKAATSGQAFPCACLIIGIQ is encoded by the coding sequence ATGGATGTGGATATGTGTAAGGGAGTTCAGTACCTTAATGAAATCAAGGATTCAGTTGTCGCAGAGCTTTCATGGGTGTCAAAGGAAGCTGTGCTACCAGAAGAGAACATGACGGGGTATATGCATGTGACGTGGTTCTCCATACTGATATCATTTGCAGAGGTGCTGGACAGGTCATTCCTACCCCTAGGAGGGCTATGCAACCTCAGTGTCTCACAGCTAAACCTAGACTTTATGTATCGAGATCCAAGCTCCGGAGACTGGTCTTGGTGGTGTTTACGGTGTCCTCTCTACAACATCAAAGCTTATCTACCCGTCATCGAGGCATTTGGTTTCTCTTGTTACCAGCTTAAGGCTGCGACATCAGGACAGGCTTTTCCCTGTGCGTGTTTGATCATTGGGATACAGTGA